In the genome of Coraliomargarita algicola, one region contains:
- a CDS encoding methionine biosynthesis protein MetW, whose translation MKAIDKKRQADFQIIAHWVNEGDRVLDLGCGRGVLLEYLKQKKSIYGVGVDIDLDKILSCVKRGVPAYQGDIRAMLATFPENAFDRVIFSRTVEQLEDPDAVLAEGLRVGRRVAVGFVNKAFWLNRLNIFLKGRRTVNEVYPKPWYESLPANPFSVAEFEDYCDARRIVIENRVFLSGDWRSECSRFPNLMAGYAIYDLASID comes from the coding sequence GGGCGACCGCGTGCTCGATCTGGGATGCGGACGTGGCGTGCTGCTGGAGTATTTAAAACAAAAAAAATCGATTTATGGCGTCGGTGTAGACATCGATCTCGACAAAATTCTTAGCTGTGTGAAGCGCGGCGTGCCGGCTTATCAGGGCGACATTCGAGCGATGTTAGCGACCTTTCCAGAGAATGCATTTGATCGTGTCATTTTCAGTCGCACAGTTGAGCAGTTGGAGGACCCCGATGCGGTGTTGGCCGAAGGCCTACGAGTGGGGCGGCGTGTGGCGGTAGGCTTTGTGAACAAGGCCTTTTGGTTGAACCGCTTAAATATATTTCTTAAAGGCCGTCGCACAGTGAACGAGGTCTACCCCAAGCCTTGGTATGAATCATTGCCAGCCAATCCCTTTTCGGTCGCTGAATTTGAGGATTATTGCGATGCGCGTAGGATTGTGATCGAAAATAGAGTGTTTCTTTCAGGAGATTGGCGCAGTGAGTGCTCCAGATTTCCTAATCTTATGGCAGGTTATGCTATTTATGACTTAGCATCCATTGATTAA